The nucleotide sequence TCGTGCCGCCCGGCAGTGCCGAGCGCGTGTGGGTGTTCACTCACCGCCTCTACTACACGCTCGACGACCGCATTTGGCGGCGGCTGGAGGTGCATTGATGGCCCCCGGCTGGAATCGCTGGGACCCGCTCAGCCCCACCAACATCATCGCCGCCGTGCTGCTGGGCTGGGCGTTGAGCGTCTATCACCGCCCCTACCTGCCGGAGGTGTTGCCCCCGTACTCGCGGTTTGACGACATCGTCCCCTGGTCCGCGTGGGGGTGGGGGGCGCTCGTCATCGCGCTGTGGTTGCTGCTCTCGCCGAGGGAGAGCCTGCTGCGGATAGCGGGGCACGCCGCGAGTGCGCTCTATCTCGCCGCGCTCGCCGCGGCCTTCGGGATGGGGGCGGGCATCACCAGCGCCACGACCACCTACAGCATCCTGTCGTGGGTGTCGCTGCTGCTGCTCGTCCGGTCCGCCGTGTACTGGCAATCCGGGCGGGGGTGGTGGCGGCGGCTGGTGGAACACCCGCCACGGTGGCTGAGGTGGCTCGCTGGAGTCGGTGAGTACGGGGACGGACGTGGCTGACGTGGACCTCTCCAGCCTCATCGGCATCGTCACGAAGGGCGGACCGGCGGCCATCATCCTCGCCGTCACGTACGGCCTCGCCATGCTCGTGCGGGAGGTGCGTGGCGGGAAGGTCGGGGAGGCCGAAAAAGCGGGGCTGACCGCGAAAGTCGCCGCGCTGGAGGCGCAGGTCGCCACGCTCAACGAGGGGATGCTGCGGCTGGAAAACGAGTTGGAGCGGGCGCTGGATTTGGTCCATTCCATGCGCTACCAGCGCGACCAGGCCCGCATCCGGGTGGAGTTCCTGGAGCAACTGCACAGTGTCAGCCCCCGCACCGTCTGGCCCCCGGAGCCGGGCGGGCAACTGCCGTCGCCCGGCGGGAAGGAGCACCCATGAGCCGCGTTTGCAATCCCGTCCTCGAAACCCCCACCATCCGCTACAGCGTGCAGCCCGGCGGCGGGTTTCTCGACCCGCGCTACATGCCCGGCACTCGGCACGCGCACCCCGGCATTGACCTCAACGACGTTCGCGGGGGGGACTCGGACCTCGGCAACCGGGTGCGCGCCGTGGCCGACGGCACGGTTGTAGCTGCCGGTCACTACCCCGACTGGGGCGGCATCGTGCTCGTCCATCACCCGCAGCTCGGCGTGTGGACCCAGTACGCGCACCTGACTGGTATTCCCGTGCAGGCCGGGCAGCAGGTGACGATGGGCGACCTGGTGGGGCACATCGGCAAGGGGGCGCGGAATCAGTACTGGGCGCACCTGCACTTCGAGGTCCGGCGCTCACTGCTCCCGCCTGACTTCTGGGCCTCCAACCGCTTCAACGCGAAGGGGCGCGCGGCAGCGCAGACGCGGCGGCTGGCCGAGGCCTACATCCGCGAGCACTACCTCGACCCAGAGGCGTGGCTGGCCGAGCATCAGGCCCTGCGGACCCTGGCCGAGGTGGAGGCCGCGCGGGGCGAGCGGCGGGGCGGCGGGGTCGCGGTGGACGTGGGAACGCGGGCCGCGCCGCTGAACTGGTACCAACTGCACGACGAAGCCATGCGGCCCCTCCCCGGCGAGTGGGTCAGCATCGTCGAGAACACGCGCACGGGCGAGAAGCGGATCGTGAAGGTCGGGGCGCGGAAGCTCCGGGAAAAGGGGTTGGCCTGATGGCAGAACTGTTTCTGACCGTGGGGGCGCTGGCCGCATTCGTGGCCGCCCTCGTGCAACTCGTCAAGGACCGGACGCGCCCCAAGCCGGGCGCACCGAGCCGTCTCAAAGGCTGGGCCACCATCATCCTGTCTGCCGTTCTGGGGATGATTCTCGGCGCGGTGTTCGCGCAGGGGGGCATCGGAGAGCTGCGGGTCCTGGCGGATTATCCCCCACCGGGTCCGGGGCCGTGCTGGGGCTGCTGGCGGGCCTGCTGGCGTCCGGCGGCAAGGCCCTGGTCACTGGCGTGCAGATGGACGGCGCGAAGGCCCAGGCCAGGGCGCAGGCGGAGTACGCGCCCCCCGCCCCCACCTCGGCACCTGCCGATGAGTGGGAACCGGCCGGGCTGGAGGACCTGGCCCCCTCCCGGCCGCTCTGAGCCGACCGCCCTCTCCCCGCCCCGCGCCTGCACCGGCCGGGCCGCGCCCTTTGGAGGTGCCGTATGCCCGTTGATCCCCGAATTGCAGAGATTCTGCGCCAGCGTGCCCAGCAGGGCGTGACGATCACCCGCACGGCGCAGGTCCGCGCACAGTCCACGCCCACGGTCCCCCAACTCGACCTCCCGACCACCCCCGCCGAGGTGCCCCTCGACGACTCCGAGCTGGCCGCACTGCTGGACGGCATCCTGCCGCGCATCGACGCGCTGGTCCGTCAGGCCATCACCAACATCCGGGGGGACGGCCGGCTCAGCCTGGCCGAGGCGCTGGCCCTCGCGCCGGAGATCCGCAACATCGTGTCCCTGGTGGTAGGCGAGATGCTGCCGCAGGTGAAGGGCACGTCCGCCCGCGAGCTGGTCATCCTGGTGTTGAGCGTGCTGCTGCGCCAGTACGTCAGCCCGCACCTCCCGGCCCTCGTGCGGCCCTACCTGACGGCGCAGACGCTGCGGACGCTGGTGCGGGGGCTGGAGTGGGCCTACGACCAGTGGGTGCGCCCCAGGCTGCGCGGTTCGGGGGCTAGACTGACGGGTCATCCGCAGGTCTGAGAGCACGCCCCCTCCCCCTCGGCTTCGGCTGGGACGGGGGGGCCTCGCGGCGGGTACAGACGTAGTATGTCTGGCGGTCCCCGGCGCATTCGCCCAGCACGATCACGTACCCGGCGCGGCGTTCATCGGAGGCCATGTAGCGGTCGCGCAGGTTGCGCGCGCTGTCGAGGGTGGAGGCGGTGGGGGGGTGACGGGGAAGGGCGCTCACGCCGCCACGCTCCCCGTCGCTAGCCCGAGCTGGCCGTACGCGTAGCTGCGAACCGTGGCCGCCTCCTCCGCACTCAGGGCGGCCAGGCTGCTCACCGGGCGCTCCAGGGCCTGCTCCGCTAGGGCGTAGTGCGTGCCGCTGCGGTAGCCCAGGCGGCCCAGCTCGCGGTGCAGCTCGGCAAAGAGCGGGCCAGCATCAGCCGCACACTGGCCCGCTCTCCGGTTGACCCGCGGAGCGACTGGCAGGCCATCCTCGACGCCCTCGGCCTGGAGATCGTGAGCATCCTGAAGGGCATCGGCCACGGCCCGCTCCCGCCGATGCTGGAACAGTACGTCCGGATGAGGGATGAGGTGGAGGCGGAACTTCCTAACACCATCCTCCTGTTTCAGGTGGGAGACTTCTACGAGACCTTTGGCGAGGACGCCGAGCGGCTCTCGCGGTTGCTGGGGATCGCCCTCACCCACAAGAGCAGCAAGGATTTCTCGACGCCGATGGCGGGCATTCCGGTGCGGGCGCTGGACCAGAATGTCGAGCGGCTGCTTGCGGCGGGCGTGCGCGTGGCCGTCGCCGACCAACTGGAAGAGCCGGGCGGCGGCCTGGTTGACCGCAAGGTGACCCAACTGCTCACGCCCGGCACGGTGACCGAAGAGCGGCTCCTCACGGCCGACGAGAATTATCTCGCGGCGGTGGCGACCGGGGACGGCTACGGGCTCGCCCTCCTTGACGTCTCGACCGGCGAGTTTCGCTGCGCGGCCTTTCATACTCGTGCGGCCCTCTACGATGAACTCGCTCGGCACCGCGCGCGCGAGGTGCTGCTCGCCCCCGAACTCGCCAGCAACGGGGCCCTGCTCGCCGACTTTCAGGCCCGCTTTCCGGTGATGCTCTCGCCCGCCAACTTTGAGGCGGAGACGGCCCGGCAAGAACTCGTGCAGACCCTGGCCGAGGTGCCCGGCTCGCTGACGACGGCCGCGCTGGTGCGGGCCTGCGGCGCGGTGCTGGGGTACGCCCGCCGCACCCAGCAGGGCCGGCTGGAGATGGTCCGGCGGGTGGTGCGCTTTGAACCCGGGGCCCATATGCGCCTGAGCGACGCGGCGGTGCGGGCGCTGGAAGTGTTTACCCCGCAGTCTCCCCAGGGCATGACCCTGATGGACGTGCTGGCCGAAACGCGCACGGCCGGTGGACGGCGGCGGTTGCGCGCCTGGCTGCGGGCGCCCCTGTTGGACGAACTCAGCATTCGTTCCAGGCTCGACGCCGTGGAGACGCTTACCCGTGGGGCCGACCTGCGCGGAGCGGTGCGGGCCCTGCTGTACCGCGCCCATGACCTCGAACGGCTTGCCGCGCGGGTGGCCACCCGCCGGGCCACCCCCCGTGAGGTCGCGGCCCTGGCCCGCACCCTGGAACTGCTGCCCGAGACCGCCGCGCTGCTGGGCGACCAAGACGGCCTGCTCGCGGGCATCCGTGCCCGTCTGGCGGGCCTGCCCCAGGTGGTCACGCAGATCCGGGCCGCGCTGGTGGACGACCCGCCCTTGCGCCTCGGCGAGGGCGGCCTGATTCGCGACGGCTTTCATGCCGAGCTCGACGCCCTGCGAGCCGAGGCCCTGGGGCACCGCGCCTGGCTGGCCGAGCTGGAGGTTCGCGAACGCGAACGCACCGGGATCAGCAGCCTCAAGGTGGGGTTTAATAACGTGTTCGGCTACTACCTGGAGGTGAGTGGCGCCAACCTGGGCCGGGTTCCGGCCGACTACCGCCAGATCGCCACCCTCAAGGACCGCGCCCGGTTTACCCGCCCCGATCTGCGCGAGCGCGAACGCGAGATCGTCCGGCTGGAGGCTGCCGCTCAAAGGCTCGAACTCGAGGTGTTTACCGAGCTGCGTGACGGCCTGGCAGGACACGCCGAAGCCCTCGCGGAGGCGGCTGGAGCGCTTGCCGAACTCGACGTGCTGGCGGCGCTGGCCGAGATCGCGGTGGAGAGCGGCTGGGTGCGGCCCAGCACCGCCCCGAGCACGGCGCGGCTGGTACAGGCCCGGCATCCCGTGGTGGAGCGGGCGGCGGGCGGGAGGTTCGTGCCCAACGACGCTGAACTTGGCCCGCACCGGCATACCCTGCTGCTGACCGGACCCAATATGGCGGGCAAAAGCACCTACCTGCGGACGGTGGCCCTCTGCGCTCTCCTGCACCAGATGGGTTCTTTTGTGCCCGCCGACCACGCCGAGCTTCCCATCTACGACGCCATTCACACCCGCATCGGGGCCAGCGACGACCTCGCCGGAGGACGCTCCACCTTTATGGTCGAGATGAGCGAACTCGCCGCCATTCTGCACGGGGTGACCCCCCGCAGCCTGGTGATTCTTGACGAGGTGGGGCGCGGCACCTCCACCCTGGACGGCCTGGCCATCGCGCAGGCGGCCCTCGAGCACCTGCACGCGGCGGGAGCCCATACCCTCTTTGCCACCCACTACTTCGAGCTCACCCGCCTGGAAGCGGACCTGCCGGGCCTGGTGAACCTGCATGTTGCCGCCGAGGAGGAGGAGACCGGCGGCCTGACCTTTTACCACCAGGTGATTCCCGGTGCAGCCCGCCAGAGCTACGGGGTGGAGGTCGCTCGTCTGGCGGGGCTGCCCGCCTCGGTCACGGGCCGCGCCGCGCGGCTGCTGACCGCCCTCCAGGCCAGGGGAGATGACCAGCAGGTGACCCGTGAGCTTGCCGCCCTGGACCTGGGCCGGCTCACACCGCTTCAGGCCCTGGAGCTGCTGCACCGCTGGCAGCGGAACCTGGTGGAGGAGCAGTGACCATTCGGCTTCTGCCCCCCCACGTCGCTCGGCTGATTGCCGCCGGAGAGGTGGTCTCGCGGCCGCTTGACGTGGTGCGTGAGCTGCTGGAGAACGCTCTGGACGCGGGTGCTACCCGCATCGAGGTGGAGCTGGAGGAGGGCGGCCTCCGTCTGACCCGAGTGCGCGACAACGGGGCGGGGATTCCGGCAGAGGTGGCGGGCCTTGCTCCCCTGCGGCACGCCACCAGTAAGCTCGCGCCGGAGACGGGCGCGGTCGAGCGGGTCACCACCCTGGGCTTTCGAGGAGAGGCGCTCTGGGCCGCCGCGCAGGCCGGAGAGCTGCACATCATCACCCGTCCGGCTGCGCAGGTGGGTGCCGCCGAGGTGTGGGCCCGGGGAGAAGAGGTGACGGTGCGCCGCACCTCGGCTCCGGCGGGCACCACCGTCAGCGTGCGCGAGCTGTTTGCCCGCCTTCCCGCGCGGCGGCGGATGCAAGCGCCCCCCGCCGCCGAGGTGCGCGAGATCACCGCGCTGGTGGGCCGCTACGTGCTGCACCACCCCGAGCGGCACTGGCGCCTGACCGTGGACGGCGAACCCCGGCTGACCCACGCGCCCAGCGATCACCGCGGGGCCGTGGCGAGCGTGTATGGGCCGCTGAGCGCCAACCGTGTGCTGCGGGTGGAGGCAGAAGGCGTGCAGGGCGTTGTTTCTCGCCCCGAGCTGACGCGGGCGCGGCGTGACCGAATGCATTTCAGCGTCAATGGGCGGCCGGTGCTGGCCCCGCCCGAGCTGGAACGGGCCGTCATCGAGGGCTTTGCCGAGCTCCTCCCTGCCGGGGTGGCCCCGCTGTGCGTGCTGGACCTCACGGTGTCCCCCGAAGACCAAAACCCCAACATTCACCCCGCCAAGCAGGTGGTGGCCCTTGCGGACCTCCCCGGCGTGGCCGCTCGCGTGCGTGTCGCGGTGGCCCAGGCCCTCGCCGGGCATCCCCTCGCCCGCGTGGCGCCCACGCCTCTGGCCCCGCCCGAGCCGCAGGCGGTCTCCACCCGCGCGGACTTTCCTGCACTCACCCTGGTCGGGGTCTACCAGGAGCTGTATCTGCTGGCCCAGGGGGAAGGCGACCTGTGGATCGTGGACGCGCACGCCGCGCACGAACGCGCCCTCTACGAGCGCCTGGGCCGCGAGCTGAGCGCGGCGCCGCCCTTGGAGCTGCCCACCCCGGAGCTGCTGCACCTCACCCCCGAACAGGTGGCCCGGCTGCACGAGCGCGCCGACGCGCTGCGCGCCTGGGGCCTGGGCCTGGAGGATTTCGGGGCGGGACTGGCCCGCCTGCGCACGCTGCCCGCCGCGCTGGCCGCGCTTCCGGTGCCCCGGCTGCACGAGCAGATTGTGGAAGCGGCCCTGGGAGAGGGCCCTGATCCTCGCCGCGCGGTGCTGGCTCGCCTGGCCTGCGCGCCCGCCCTTAAGGCCGGGATGCTGAACGCGGGAAGGGGAGAGGCGGTGCTGAGCGCCCTGGCCGGCTGCGAGCAGCCCTGGTCGTGCCCCCACGGGCGGCCGACGGTGCTGCGCCTCAGCGAACGCGACCTCGCCCACGCCTTTGGACGCCGCGGCGTGCGCGACGTGGTGCGGGGGCGCGATGAGGTCGCTACCCTCCAGCGTTCCAGCGAGCCGTAAGATAGGCCCCATGTCTGTCGTGACTCGGATTGCGCCCAGCCCGACCGGTGACCCGCATGTGGGCACCGCGTACATCGGCCTTTTTAACCACACTCTCGCCCAGCAGGCCCGCGCCCGGGGCGAGGAGGGCCGCTTTATCCTGCGCATCGAGGACACCGACCGGGGCCGCTACGTGCCCGATTCCGAGGAGCGCATCTTCCGGATGATGGAGTGGCTGAAGCTGACGCCCGACGAGTCTCCCCTTCAGGGCGGCCAGGCCGGGCCCTACCGCCAGAGCGAGCGCCTGGGCATCTACGGCGAGTACGCCCGCCGCCTGGTCGCGTCCGGCCACGCCTACTACGCGTTCGAGACCCCGGAGGAACTCGCCGCCCTGCGCGAGGAGGCGCAGCAGCAAGGCCACGTGATCGCGGTGCCCAGCCGCGACCTCGACCCGCAGGAGGCGCAGCGGCGCCTTGAGGCGGGTGAGCGCGCGGTGATTCGCCTCAAGGTGCCGCGTGCGGGCGAGACGGTGGTGCATGACCTGCTGCGTAAACCCATCGCCTTCCAGAACCGCGAGATTGACGACAAGGTGCTGCTCAAGGCGGACGGTTTTCCCACCTACCACCTCGCCAATGTGGTGGATGACCACCTGATGGGCGTGACGCACGTGGTTCGCGCCGAGGAATGGATTACCTCCACACCCATCCACGTGCTGCTCTACGAGGCCTTTGGCTGGTCTCAGCCCATCTGGGCGCACATGCCGCTGCTGCGCAACGCCGACCGGTCCAAGATCAGCAAGCGGAAGAACCCCACCTCGGTGGAGTGGTACATGACGCAGGGCTTCTTGCCCGAAGCGATGCTCAACTTTCTCGCCACGATGGGCTGGACCCATCCCGAGGGCAAGGAGATCTTCGACCTTCAGGAGTTCCAGCGCGTGTTCCGCCTGGAGGACGTCACGCTGGGCGGCCCGGTCTTTAGCCTGGACAAGCTGAAATGGATGAACGGCAAGTACCTGCGCGAGGTGCTCTCCGAAGAGGAGGTGGCGCAGAGGCTGCACGCCTACCTCGCCTCCCAGGGGCATGACCTCCCCGATGACGATTACTTTCGCGCGGTGGTTCGCATGATGATTCCGCGGATGGACGTCTTTGCCGAGTTCCTCGAAAAAACGCCCTACTTCTGGTCTGAGGACTACCCCGTGACCGAGAAGGCGCGGAAGCTGATCGAGGAGGGCCGCCCCTTCCTGCGCGAACTCGCCGCGCGCCTGAAAAACCTTCCCAGCTTCGACCCGGAGACGACCGAGGCCGCCCTGCGCGCCTTTGCCTCTGAATGGGGCCTCAAGCCCGGCAAGGTGATGCAACCCCTGCGCGCGGCCATCGCGGGAACCAGCGAAAGCCCCGGCATGTTCGAGCTGCTGGAGGCCCTGGGGAAAGAGCGCGTGGTGGCGCGGGTGGAACGGGCGGCAGAGAGCTGAGCGCCAAAAGCTCCGCCCTCTGCGCCTCAATTCTCCGGCAGCCGGTAGATGTTCAGCCGACCTTCACCCGAAGTGACGGTCAGCCAGCCCCACTCCCGGCTGACGCTGAGGTTGAGGAAGCTCCCCGGCAGCGCCCTGAGCAGCCTGCCGCCGCGGGCGTCCCAGCGGCGCAGGCCCGTCTCGTCCTGGGTGAGGAGAAAGCGGCCGTCCGGCGTGAACTGCGGGTTGAAGACGAATTCGGTTGCCTGCCCGCAGCGCAGGACGGGCCGGAAGTTCCCCGGGAGCCGGGTGACGGCCCTGCTCGCCGTCACGTCCCACACCGCGACCGTGCAGCGGTTAAAGTCCAGCCCCACGGCCAGCAGGCGGCCCTGGGGCGTGACGAGGGGCGAGCGCAGTTCGCCGGAGAGCTTCACGGCGCGCGGCGAACCTGGCCGGGGGAGCCGCACCGCCGCCCCGCCGTCATCGTCCACGGCCACGGCCTGCCGGGCGTCCACCTGAAAGGCCTACCGGGCATGGGGATGGGTGATGCGCTGCACCAGCGCCGGAGGCGGCGCCGCCAGAGCGGAGGGGCCGAGCGCGAGCAGGAGAGGCGGCAGGGAGCGCATGGGATACGGCAGTCTACGTTCCCCGCCTGACCGAACCCTTTCCTGACGGGCACGGCCCGCTGAACGCTCCCGCCACGCGCTAAGATGCTGCCCAAACGCTCGTTAGGAGGACGACAGACATGGAAGACCGCCGCATCAGGGTCCTGATTGCCAAGCCCGGCATGGACGGCCACGACCGGGGCGCGAAGGTGGTGGCGCGGGCGCTGCGCGACGCGGGCATGGAAGTGATCTACACGGGCCTGCGCCAGACGGCCGAGATGATCGTGAACGCCGCCTTGCAGGAGGACGTGGACGCCATCGGCCTCAGCGTGCTGTCCGGCGCGCACATGCACTATTTCCGGGAGGTGATGGCGCTGCTGCGCGAACGCGGCGCAGAAGACATCATCGTCTTTGGTGGGGGCATCATCCCCGATCAGGATCTGCCCAAGCTGGAGGAGCTGGGCGTAGGCCGGGTCTTTACGCCGGGCGCGAGCACCGAGGAGGCGGCCGAGTACCTGCGGGCAGCGGTGGCGCAGCGCTGGGCCGCACAGAGCGGCTGATGTCCTGGTGAGTACCCAAACGCGCGCCCTTTCGTCGGTCCCCGCCCTGCCGCTGGGGCGGCTTGCACCCCTGTACGGGGCGCAGGCCCTGGCGACCGGCGCAGCGAACGTCAGCACCATTCTCGCCTCCCTGGTGATGAGCGGCCTGGGGCGCGAGGACCTTTCGGGGGTGCCGGCTACCCTGATCAGCGGTTCGGCGGCCCTCTCGGCGGGCTTCTTCGGGGCGCTGATGCTGGCGCGGGGGCGGCGGGCAGGGCTGGCGGCGGCCTTTGCGCTGGGTGCCTTGGGGGCGGGGCTGGGCTTTCTGGGCGCGCGGGCGGCCCTGCTGCCCCTCTTCCTGCTGGGGACAGCTCTGCTGGGGGCGGCGCAGGGGGGCTACCAGCAGGCGCGCTACGCCGCCGCCGAGAGCGTTCCCGAAGCAAGACGCGGCACGGCCCTGGGCCTGCTGATGCTGATGAGCGTTGTGGGGGCGGTGCTGATCACCGGCTTCTCGGGGGCGGTTGAGCGCCTGAGTGCGCGCCTGGGCACTGCCCCTGAAATCGGCGGTTGGCTCGTCGGAGCGGGGCTGTTGGGGACCGCTGCCCTGCTGATGCTCTTCTGGCGGCCGCTGGGCACTCCGGCGCAGGCGGGGACGAGCACCAAGCTCTCCCTACGCGCGGCTTTCGCCGTGCCGGGTGTGCGCTCCACGGCCCTCGCCCTCGCCACTGCCCAGGGCCTGATGGTGACCCTGATGAGCCTCACGCCCCTGCGCGCCCACCACGCAGGAATGGATCACGGCGGGGTCGCGGCCCTGATCAGCGGGCATATCGCGGGCATGTTCGCCCTGGGCTGGCTGACTGGCCCTCTCGTTGACCGCCTGGGCCTGAGCTTCGGCTATGGGGGCGGCGCCGCGCTGCTGCTGGCAGCCGCTCTCACGGCGCCGCTCCCCGGCGCCACGGTGCTTGGCGTCAGCATGTTTCTGCTGGGCCTGGGCTGGAACCTCGCCTTTGTCACCGGCAGCAAGGCCCTCGCGCGCTTTCCTGCCGCGCAGGGCGTGACCGATGGTCTCGGGTACGTCGCGGCGGGCGCCGGGACTCTGCTGGGCGGCTTGGTGATCGCCCACGCGGGCTTTTCCATTCTCGCCCACGCCTGTGCCGTGCTGGCGCTGCTGCCGCTGGTGAGCGCCTGGCGAGTGCGCCGGTGGCTGAGCCCTAGCCCAGCACGTACCCCAGAATGACCCCGATCCAGGGAAGCACCAGCAGCAGAAAGGCGAGCGGCCACAGCAGCAGCCCGGCGGTGGGCT is from Deinococcus sp. YIM 77859 and encodes:
- the mutL gene encoding DNA mismatch repair endonuclease MutL — its product is MTIRLLPPHVARLIAAGEVVSRPLDVVRELLENALDAGATRIEVELEEGGLRLTRVRDNGAGIPAEVAGLAPLRHATSKLAPETGAVERVTTLGFRGEALWAAAQAGELHIITRPAAQVGAAEVWARGEEVTVRRTSAPAGTTVSVRELFARLPARRRMQAPPAAEVREITALVGRYVLHHPERHWRLTVDGEPRLTHAPSDHRGAVASVYGPLSANRVLRVEAEGVQGVVSRPELTRARRDRMHFSVNGRPVLAPPELERAVIEGFAELLPAGVAPLCVLDLTVSPEDQNPNIHPAKQVVALADLPGVAARVRVAVAQALAGHPLARVAPTPLAPPEPQAVSTRADFPALTLVGVYQELYLLAQGEGDLWIVDAHAAHERALYERLGRELSAAPPLELPTPELLHLTPEQVARLHERADALRAWGLGLEDFGAGLARLRTLPAALAALPVPRLHEQIVEAALGEGPDPRRAVLARLACAPALKAGMLNAGRGEAVLSALAGCEQPWSCPHGRPTVLRLSERDLAHAFGRRGVRDVVRGRDEVATLQRSSEP
- the mutS gene encoding DNA mismatch repair protein MutS, which encodes MLEQYVRMRDEVEAELPNTILLFQVGDFYETFGEDAERLSRLLGIALTHKSSKDFSTPMAGIPVRALDQNVERLLAAGVRVAVADQLEEPGGGLVDRKVTQLLTPGTVTEERLLTADENYLAAVATGDGYGLALLDVSTGEFRCAAFHTRAALYDELARHRAREVLLAPELASNGALLADFQARFPVMLSPANFEAETARQELVQTLAEVPGSLTTAALVRACGAVLGYARRTQQGRLEMVRRVVRFEPGAHMRLSDAAVRALEVFTPQSPQGMTLMDVLAETRTAGGRRRLRAWLRAPLLDELSIRSRLDAVETLTRGADLRGAVRALLYRAHDLERLAARVATRRATPREVAALARTLELLPETAALLGDQDGLLAGIRARLAGLPQVVTQIRAALVDDPPLRLGEGGLIRDGFHAELDALRAEALGHRAWLAELEVRERERTGISSLKVGFNNVFGYYLEVSGANLGRVPADYRQIATLKDRARFTRPDLREREREIVRLEAAAQRLELEVFTELRDGLAGHAEALAEAAGALAELDVLAALAEIAVESGWVRPSTAPSTARLVQARHPVVERAAGGRFVPNDAELGPHRHTLLLTGPNMAGKSTYLRTVALCALLHQMGSFVPADHAELPIYDAIHTRIGASDDLAGGRSTFMVEMSELAAILHGVTPRSLVILDEVGRGTSTLDGLAIAQAALEHLHAAGAHTLFATHYFELTRLEADLPGLVNLHVAAEEEETGGLTFYHQVIPGAARQSYGVEVARLAGLPASVTGRAARLLTALQARGDDQQVTRELAALDLGRLTPLQALELLHRWQRNLVEEQ
- a CDS encoding M23 family metallopeptidase, with protein sequence MSRVCNPVLETPTIRYSVQPGGGFLDPRYMPGTRHAHPGIDLNDVRGGDSDLGNRVRAVADGTVVAAGHYPDWGGIVLVHHPQLGVWTQYAHLTGIPVQAGQQVTMGDLVGHIGKGARNQYWAHLHFEVRRSLLPPDFWASNRFNAKGRAAAQTRRLAEAYIREHYLDPEAWLAEHQALRTLAEVEAARGERRGGGVAVDVGTRAAPLNWYQLHDEAMRPLPGEWVSIVENTRTGEKRIVKVGARKLREKGLA
- a CDS encoding MFS transporter codes for the protein MSTQTRALSSVPALPLGRLAPLYGAQALATGAANVSTILASLVMSGLGREDLSGVPATLISGSAALSAGFFGALMLARGRRAGLAAAFALGALGAGLGFLGARAALLPLFLLGTALLGAAQGGYQQARYAAAESVPEARRGTALGLLMLMSVVGAVLITGFSGAVERLSARLGTAPEIGGWLVGAGLLGTAALLMLFWRPLGTPAQAGTSTKLSLRAAFAVPGVRSTALALATAQGLMVTLMSLTPLRAHHAGMDHGGVAALISGHIAGMFALGWLTGPLVDRLGLSFGYGGGAALLLAAALTAPLPGATVLGVSMFLLGLGWNLAFVTGSKALARFPAAQGVTDGLGYVAAGAGTLLGGLVIAHAGFSILAHACAVLALLPLVSAWRVRRWLSPSPARTPE
- a CDS encoding cobalamin B12-binding domain-containing protein; the encoded protein is MEDRRIRVLIAKPGMDGHDRGAKVVARALRDAGMEVIYTGLRQTAEMIVNAALQEDVDAIGLSVLSGAHMHYFREVMALLRERGAEDIIVFGGGIIPDQDLPKLEELGVGRVFTPGASTEEAAEYLRAAVAQRWAAQSG
- the gltX gene encoding glutamate--tRNA ligase, coding for MSVVTRIAPSPTGDPHVGTAYIGLFNHTLAQQARARGEEGRFILRIEDTDRGRYVPDSEERIFRMMEWLKLTPDESPLQGGQAGPYRQSERLGIYGEYARRLVASGHAYYAFETPEELAALREEAQQQGHVIAVPSRDLDPQEAQRRLEAGERAVIRLKVPRAGETVVHDLLRKPIAFQNREIDDKVLLKADGFPTYHLANVVDDHLMGVTHVVRAEEWITSTPIHVLLYEAFGWSQPIWAHMPLLRNADRSKISKRKNPTSVEWYMTQGFLPEAMLNFLATMGWTHPEGKEIFDLQEFQRVFRLEDVTLGGPVFSLDKLKWMNGKYLREVLSEEEVAQRLHAYLASQGHDLPDDDYFRAVVRMMIPRMDVFAEFLEKTPYFWSEDYPVTEKARKLIEEGRPFLRELAARLKNLPSFDPETTEAALRAFASEWGLKPGKVMQPLRAAIAGTSESPGMFELLEALGKERVVARVERAAES